In Amblyraja radiata isolate CabotCenter1 chromosome 38, sAmbRad1.1.pri, whole genome shotgun sequence, a genomic segment contains:
- the hrc gene encoding sarcoplasmic reticulum histidine-rich calcium-binding protein codes for VFVRCSNPLPLCSPAAGDDDDDEDDDDDEEDYKDGSLCSYCAFCEHCGECDKCPCKEGDKSEYCEDCQYCQLCHVCPVICETVCKPGSYVDEFSSTIYQSIANIFDQPEH; via the exons GTCTTTGTCCGTTGTTCCAACCCTTTACCCTTGTGTTCCCCGGCTGCaggggatgatgatgatgatgaagatgatgatgatgatgaagaggaCTACAAGGATGGCAGTCTCTGCAGCTACTGTGCCTTCTGTGAG CACTGCGGGGAATGCGACAAGTGCCCCTGTAAAGAGGGTGACAAGAGTGAGTACTGCGAAGACTGCCAG TACTGCCAGCTATGCCACGTCTGTCCTGTCATATGTGAAACAGTTTGCAAgccag GGAGCTACGTAGATGAGTTCTCATCAACAATATATCA atCCATTGCGAACATATTTGACCAGCCTGAGCACTAG
- the tsks gene encoding testis-specific serine kinase substrate, whose amino-acid sequence MAEIVFKTIWQSDEMSQLQKGSQEHTRSRGDMAEASLEHEKKEKKWLFTKKKKSVSFHGTECNKAVDDVQLSCPELRRSAASTNVSTLNLSCEKDSTDSSGSWDIRKMNAPLATTEDVRGMWSIRPLSGSPCVNFLESIERSKNAANVLKECTRKLQKKSKEVDQHMAEVENNIARQKSLTIEEKLMNLCQRIKRDHMQWRERLVRDDDPGPAGIGSPLAPAGPQVQAIDQIARSMGDLRQALAARLSGAKEADSQAGAGTDAGREGRVPNATATGSLGRVPNNTAAGNKGQEPNNTAAGTGTGSFGHVSNTAGNEGQEPNTTELPTERVRGSVGSGLSRHQSQSWLRQDELRTLSQFQGRFEELQLQWERTHKEHQRTARMLHDLKSEIDTIAHTSKMLFSAFDQIQKNVCNLNHLKPLIENIQNLLETNRSQRNTEPGYLSSLDQSSVQGEALQHLVDQAVLPLVAKIRMCHLTFTCNQCCRKCKLSVP is encoded by the exons aTGGCGGAGATCGTGTTCAAGACCATCTGGCAGTCAGATGAGATGAGCCAACTGCAGAAGGGCAGCCAGGAGCACACCAGGTCTCGAGGAGACATGGCCGAAGCCAGCCTGGAGCacgagaagaaggagaagaaatgGCTGTTCACCAAAAAGAAAAAGTCAGTCTCCTTCCATGG GACAGAGTGCAACAAGGCGGTCGATGATGTGCAACTCTCCTGCCCTGAGCTACGCCGTTCCGCTGCTTCCACCAACGTGTCCACCCTCAACCTCTCCTGCGAGAAGGACTCCACAGACAGCAGCGGCAGCTGGGACATCAGGAAGATGAACGCACCTCTGGCCACCACCGAGGACGTGAGAGGCATGTGGTCCATCCGGCCACTCAGCGGCAGTCCG TGTGTGAACTTCCTGGAGAGCATCGAGCGGAGCAAGAACGCAGCCAACGTGCTCAAGGAGTGTACGCGGAAACTACAG AAGAAAAGCAAAGAGGTGGACCAACACATGGCTGAGGTTGAGAATAACATCGCACGGCAGAAATCACTCACTATCGAG GAGAAGCTGATGAACCTGTGCCAGAGGATCAAGAGGGACCACATGCAGTGGCGGGAGAGGCTGGTCAGGGACGATGACCCCGGCCCGGCGGGCATAGGGTCACCACTGGCGCCCGCTGGCCCACAGGTCCAGGCGATAGACCAGATCGCACGCTCCATGGGCGACCTCAGGCAGGCACTGGCCGCTCGGCTGAGCGGGGCCAAGGAGGCAGATAGCCAGGCTGGCGCGGGGACAGACGCTGGCAGAGAGGGGCGAGTGCCCAATGCCACGGCCACCGGCAGCCTTGGACGAGTGCCCAACAACACAGCCGCGGGCAACAAGGGGCAGGAGCCCAACAACACAGCCGCGGGCACGGGCACCGGCAGCTTTGGCCACGTGTCCAACACCGCTGGAAATGAGGGTCAAGAGCCAAACACCACAGAACTGCCCACAGAGAGAGTgag AGGGAGTGTGGGCTCTGGGCTGAGCCGTCACCAGAGCCAGTCGTGGCTGCGTCAGGACGAGCTGAGGACACTGAGCCAGTTCCAGGGGCGGTTCGAGGAGCTGCAGCTGCAGTGGGAGCGCACCCACAAAGAGCACCAGCGCACTGCACGCATGCTGCACGACCTGAAGTCTGAGATAGACACGATCGCCCACAC CTCGAAGATGTTGTTCTCAGCATTTGACCAGATCCAGAAGAACGTCTGCAACCTGAACCACCTCAAGCCGCTGATCGAAAACATCCAGAACCTTCTGGAAACCAACAGAAGCCAAAGGAACACCGAGCCAGGGTATTTAAG CTCCCTGGACCAGAGCTCAGTGCAAGGGGAAGCTCTCCAACACCTGGTGGACCAGGCAGTGCTGCCCCTGGTGGCGAAGATCCGCATGTGCCACCTCACCTTCACCTGCAACCAATGCTGCAGGAAATGCAAGCTGTCCGTGCCCTGA